A part of Kitasatospora acidiphila genomic DNA contains:
- a CDS encoding DUF6093 family protein, whose translation MTTPTPMATVDAGGLLPASVAGLVERRLLTDIVRIYRAGAPVLNPDTGQMEPGPDTVIWEGPGAHKPAGGPGLVLRLEGQAYKDDGDSRYILFTPLSAPAAQVGDMVTVVHSDDSAAVGRVWRAMDPGESGTVQVVRSTWMRIEHVASAPGGAS comes from the coding sequence ATGACTACCCCCACACCCATGGCCACGGTCGACGCTGGCGGGCTGCTGCCCGCCAGCGTTGCTGGTTTGGTCGAACGACGACTCCTGACCGACATCGTGCGCATCTACCGAGCGGGTGCACCCGTCCTCAACCCGGACACCGGCCAGATGGAACCCGGCCCGGACACCGTCATCTGGGAGGGGCCCGGAGCGCACAAACCCGCTGGAGGCCCTGGGCTGGTCCTGCGCCTGGAAGGCCAGGCGTACAAGGACGACGGGGACTCCCGGTACATCCTGTTCACTCCGCTGTCCGCCCCGGCCGCTCAGGTGGGCGACATGGTCACCGTCGTGCACAGCGATGACAGCGCGGCGGTCGGCCGGGTGTGGCGCGCCATGGATCCGGGCGAGTCCGGCACCGTGCAGGTCGTGCGGTCCACCTGGATGCGAATCGAACACGTCGCGTCGGCTCCGGGTGGTGCTTCGTGA
- a CDS encoding phage tail family protein, which yields MTNTPLADWQFDLAGLVIGHGTDIPVSDIEQQTEQRTADVPIPGEDGTFPGRDLLGSRTLRIEAGIRTPGDPEAALALLARLEQTAADPAVRTTAGSTAVLRAKRPGQGVRRLVGRVRRAGAVSMARAVHGWIPVEIEFTATDPAWQADDLSGLTVGLDPGAQLGQGFTAPLRAPITTGVATPEARPGWATNRGDRAAWPSLRITGPVVNPSVWVVETGQRLDLAITLAVGEYLDIETAPGTRWLMLNGRSYAAGALRSGRLDRLTLPPGRSEIRWTALDYSGTSRLAVTWRDTYNSL from the coding sequence ATGACCAACACCCCGCTCGCGGACTGGCAGTTCGACCTGGCCGGCCTGGTGATCGGCCACGGCACCGACATCCCGGTCTCCGACATCGAGCAACAGACGGAACAGCGCACTGCCGACGTACCGATCCCCGGCGAGGACGGCACCTTCCCCGGCCGCGACCTCCTCGGCAGCCGCACCCTGCGCATCGAGGCCGGCATCCGCACCCCGGGCGACCCCGAGGCCGCGCTCGCCCTCCTGGCCCGCCTGGAGCAGACCGCCGCCGACCCGGCCGTGCGAACCACAGCCGGCTCCACCGCGGTGCTGCGGGCCAAGCGGCCCGGCCAGGGCGTGCGCCGCCTGGTCGGCAGAGTCCGCCGCGCCGGAGCGGTCAGCATGGCCCGCGCCGTGCACGGCTGGATCCCCGTGGAGATCGAGTTCACCGCCACCGACCCGGCCTGGCAGGCCGACGACCTGTCCGGCCTCACCGTCGGACTCGACCCCGGCGCCCAGCTCGGCCAGGGCTTCACGGCGCCGCTGCGCGCCCCGATCACGACCGGCGTCGCCACACCGGAGGCCCGGCCCGGCTGGGCCACCAACCGGGGAGACCGGGCGGCGTGGCCGAGCCTGCGGATCACCGGGCCGGTCGTCAACCCCAGCGTGTGGGTGGTAGAGACCGGCCAGCGCCTCGACCTGGCCATCACCCTCGCCGTGGGCGAGTACCTGGACATCGAGACCGCCCCCGGCACCCGGTGGCTGATGCTCAACGGCCGCTCCTACGCCGCCGGAGCCCTGCGGTCCGGGCGCCTGGACCGCCTCACCCTCCCACCGGGGCGCAGCGAGATCCGCTGGACCGCGCTCGACTACAGCGGCACCTCCCGTCTCGCCGTCACCTGGCGCGACACCTACAACAGCCTTTAA
- a CDS encoding peptidoglycan recognition protein family protein, with product MQFVTRDQWGACPPKSDFTWIDGTRGVKVHYEGTPVPADLAAPDQHGRCAGRMRDLQASHQANTAEGYICVAYSAVVCPHGFVFEGRGVHHLQAANGPGLNSQHYSVCAMLGDSGLTQPTDAQLNGIRDAIEWLQRDGGAGSEIKGHRDGYATDCPGEPLYRWVQAGTPRPGSSAQPTPQPQPAPGPNCPAWPGIYLRDFTADGAVRVWQQRMAERGWQIAVDGQYGPKSAQVCLKFQTEKNLQRDGVVGPETWNATWTSPIT from the coding sequence TTGCAGTTCGTCACCCGCGACCAGTGGGGCGCATGCCCTCCGAAGTCCGACTTCACCTGGATCGACGGCACCCGCGGTGTCAAGGTCCACTACGAGGGCACCCCGGTCCCCGCAGATCTCGCCGCGCCTGACCAGCACGGCCGCTGCGCTGGCCGGATGCGGGACCTCCAGGCGAGCCACCAGGCCAATACGGCCGAGGGGTACATCTGCGTCGCGTACAGCGCGGTCGTGTGCCCGCACGGCTTCGTCTTCGAGGGACGCGGCGTCCACCACCTCCAGGCAGCCAACGGTCCTGGGCTCAACTCGCAGCACTACAGCGTCTGCGCGATGCTCGGCGACTCCGGCCTGACGCAGCCCACCGACGCGCAGCTGAACGGCATCCGCGACGCCATCGAGTGGCTCCAGCGCGACGGCGGCGCCGGCTCCGAGATCAAGGGCCACCGCGACGGCTACGCCACCGACTGCCCGGGTGAGCCGCTGTACCGGTGGGTGCAGGCGGGAACGCCCCGCCCCGGCTCCTCCGCCCAGCCGACCCCGCAGCCCCAGCCTGCTCCGGGGCCGAACTGCCCGGCCTGGCCCGGCATCTACCTGCGCGACTTCACCGCCGACGGCGCGGTGCGGGTCTGGCAGCAGCGCATGGCAGAGAGGGGCTGGCAGATCGCGGTGGACGGCCAGTACGGGCCCAAGTCGGCTCAGGTCTGCCTGAAGTTCCAGACCGAGAAGAACCTGCAGCGTGACGGCGTGGTCGGCCCCGAGACCTGGAACGCCACCTGGACATCCCCCATCACCTGA
- a CDS encoding TIR domain-containing protein: protein MKESERLLVILPAADRFVQMSEGEARAVLSYLGFENPQDSLFWVYSEEVKKGIWLRFLRDASDEAISRLREFLGIEIGATESTRTKVDDREKLSDPIFVVHGHDSALLYEVLRLLERTTQREVVVLREQLDHGRTVLEKLEDHTTGIAYAVVLLTGDDLGQVKSGGDLRPRARQNVVFELGYLFGKLGRKYIAVIYEDGVELPSDITGLVYISRASQWKLRLAHEVGASGIEVDYRQIV from the coding sequence ATGAAGGAAAGTGAGCGACTTTTGGTGATATTGCCTGCGGCAGATCGGTTTGTCCAAATGTCGGAAGGGGAGGCGCGTGCAGTGCTTTCCTATCTGGGGTTTGAGAACCCTCAGGATTCGCTATTTTGGGTATATTCCGAAGAGGTCAAAAAGGGCATCTGGCTACGATTCCTGAGAGATGCATCGGATGAAGCTATAAGTCGACTAAGGGAGTTTCTTGGCATCGAAATCGGGGCGACAGAAAGCACTCGAACGAAGGTGGACGATCGCGAGAAGTTGAGTGACCCGATCTTTGTAGTGCACGGCCATGATTCTGCACTTCTCTATGAAGTCCTACGACTCCTTGAGCGCACTACCCAGCGCGAAGTAGTCGTTTTGCGTGAACAGCTGGATCATGGAAGAACCGTCCTGGAGAAGCTTGAAGATCACACGACTGGAATTGCCTATGCTGTAGTGCTGCTCACGGGGGATGATTTGGGTCAAGTTAAGTCTGGCGGCGACCTGAGGCCACGGGCTCGTCAAAATGTAGTCTTTGAGCTTGGATATTTATTTGGGAAGCTGGGACGTAAGTACATCGCGGTAATTTACGAGGATGGCGTCGAATTGCCATCGGACATTACTGGCCTGGTGTACATCTCTCGTGCGAGTCAATGGAAATTGCGCCTTGCGCATGAGGTTGGTGCATCAGGAATCGAGGTCGATTATCGCCAGATTGTGTGA
- a CDS encoding phage tail protein has protein sequence MTDAITQLAQRIAALETALPELSRSSNLAHSSIDDGALTVISDGTVRAIIGQQSDGTTAFNVVNGPVPPTPSAPTATSILGGVRVTWDGRFTAGQVCPLDFARIEVHAAPAADFVPSSQSLISTIESPRGGSATIPTTVPVQVVLVARTTSGKASATSGTATAGPAKVVADEVLPGIIGELQLADDAVTAAKVATGAIDATAIADLAVTATKLGQAAVIAGKIAADAVTPGTIAAGAITAREITAGAVTATKLAAGAVTAAALSADAVNGRTITGATIQGGTVTGSQVRTAATGRRIEITPSDPIRASPGVTFYSGSDTELQPGLLSATSTTGTITTPALTLQAPSIDKSSSWLYPSDAASLRLTSRSGNNRSDGTFSLSAAAGINELGICTVRGVAPGDQSQPAMLTFEVRNPVPTGTSDYRNTIIDITGRQMKIAFNAVGIVLDEHGLRYDDTGWQPLAFANGWTSLPGWRAVEYRRTPDGMAHLRGIGKTPASFTSGRIGTITDPNCRPKAPEVIPVANDNSSKCCIFIYPEGGVDLSSNAGWPGSWVSFGYSRWSVTG, from the coding sequence TTGACCGATGCCATCACCCAACTCGCCCAGCGCATCGCCGCGCTGGAGACCGCCCTGCCCGAACTCTCCCGCTCTTCCAACCTGGCGCACAGCAGCATCGACGACGGTGCGCTGACCGTCATCTCCGACGGCACGGTGCGCGCCATCATCGGCCAGCAGTCCGACGGCACCACCGCCTTCAACGTCGTCAACGGACCCGTCCCGCCCACCCCCAGCGCCCCAACGGCGACTTCGATCCTCGGCGGTGTCCGTGTGACGTGGGACGGTCGCTTCACCGCCGGCCAGGTGTGCCCGCTCGACTTCGCCCGCATCGAAGTCCACGCCGCCCCTGCCGCCGACTTCGTGCCGTCCTCGCAGAGCCTGATCAGCACGATCGAGTCGCCGCGAGGCGGCAGCGCCACCATCCCCACCACCGTCCCGGTGCAGGTGGTGCTGGTGGCGCGCACCACCAGCGGGAAGGCATCCGCCACCTCCGGCACAGCCACGGCCGGCCCGGCGAAGGTGGTCGCCGACGAGGTGCTGCCCGGGATCATCGGCGAGCTGCAACTCGCCGACGACGCGGTCACCGCAGCGAAGGTGGCCACCGGCGCGATCGACGCCACAGCCATCGCCGACTTGGCCGTGACAGCCACCAAGCTCGGCCAGGCCGCCGTGATTGCAGGCAAGATCGCCGCCGACGCAGTCACCCCGGGCACCATCGCGGCCGGCGCCATCACTGCACGCGAGATCACCGCCGGCGCCGTCACCGCCACCAAGCTCGCCGCCGGTGCCGTCACCGCAGCCGCCCTGAGCGCCGACGCCGTCAATGGGCGCACCATCACCGGCGCAACCATCCAAGGCGGCACCGTGACTGGCAGTCAGGTCCGCACCGCCGCGACCGGCCGCCGCATCGAGATCACCCCCAGCGACCCGATCCGCGCCAGTCCCGGCGTCACCTTCTATAGCGGATCCGACACCGAACTCCAGCCCGGCCTGCTCTCCGCCACCAGCACCACAGGCACCATCACCACCCCCGCACTCACCCTCCAAGCCCCCAGTATCGACAAGAGCAGCAGCTGGCTCTACCCCAGCGACGCCGCCTCCCTGCGCCTCACCTCCCGCTCGGGCAACAACCGCTCCGACGGCACGTTCTCCCTCTCGGCCGCCGCGGGCATCAACGAGTTGGGCATCTGTACGGTTCGAGGCGTCGCACCCGGAGACCAAAGCCAGCCCGCCATGTTGACATTCGAGGTGCGCAACCCCGTTCCGACGGGCACCTCCGACTACCGCAACACCATCATCGACATCACCGGGCGACAGATGAAGATCGCGTTCAACGCGGTCGGGATTGTCCTGGACGAGCACGGGCTGCGCTACGACGACACCGGGTGGCAGCCCCTCGCCTTCGCCAACGGCTGGACGAGTCTGCCCGGTTGGCGGGCAGTGGAGTACCGCCGCACACCCGACGGCATGGCGCACCTGCGGGGTATCGGCAAGACCCCGGCCAGCTTCACCAGCGGGCGCATCGGAACCATCACCGACCCCAACTGCCGTCCTAAGGCCCCAGAAGTCATTCCTGTCGCCAACGACAACAGCTCCAAGTGCTGCATCTTCATCTACCCCGAGGGCGGAGTTGACCTGTCGAGCAACGCCGGTTGGCCCGGCAGCTGGGTGTCTTTCGGCTACAGCCGTTGGTCAGTTACCGGCTAG
- a CDS encoding phage tail tape measure protein: MAGAYTLYVQLQAGLSGLTNGLRGGAQQLRAFDGQLGATRAALERVEAAAERLGRAQVSAAAEAARAQTTVREAVERTAAAETAAAAAGERAGRAQAVAASAAARAQAEQTAAVEATARALRAQELAATMAARAQQTTGAGALAAQRTAEAAAASAARAGEAQAAQAVRAAAAQETAARAARLAESTSASATAAAVAATQARTAQAATEEQAARRTATATAQVTAAEREAAAATQAANAARTASYAKSGLLIGAILAAGIAQSVALQREMANVLTISEQITPRNLGVYTEQIIAMSKELPQSARQLAEGLYQVVSTGFDGAQAMEILHVAAKGASAGLTTTEVSARALLGVLKAYGLPASQASDVMDVMFQIVNKGVVSFAELAQQLGDVVPMAAAAGVKFDDLGAALAGITLAGIPAAESATALNMLMTRLMRPTRELTDLMHDLGYESAASAVQQDGLYVVIQKVNAATKGSAEQTVQLFKDIRAVRAVLALAAADGKNYSDAYQAIAIATERAGATQKAYALQANTVAGQWDLARNRAAALGMDISRLLLPVLQELTADTSAVIGAIGDLPAPVKDLAGVLIALAAAGMLTRSALSVVSSQLTAFRAATAEAAAGGSVLPVILRGASLAVTGLSSVLALGVLGYAAYSASKQHAKQVTDDLAAALRREREEHEQGAGLRALAESLSGSDDLKKLQAAGLAFNEIVDGLVNGGDKLSQLKDRLDVGKLASWNKDLMAYDPSYDKAKEILDQRRKTWSDAVRKDAELADAMNIISAKVNNAVQTSAKAWNLDMLVPHGKNGEAQYTDQMKAMAKAIGDVVSPTTAWKDAQDKAASSTRAGALSVDLAKTSIGEYIDKLADQHKTTQQFQQDLQELRERGYGQLAEHFAQLGDASAGMASQLVENLRQGKAGAAEQLTGLVQVTKAKLDDYMAELRTQLQAQRDWQHNLSELALAGYSDLTAHFADLGQSAAPILDELVKQLKAGHTQVADELQSIVAESTARSQATYQAGLEQLPAIAAKYGADTARAWATAAETNDVAAFGKVLQQMAVADMANAVKMGTDASRQQMAIGLDLVTQVAGAKGLDSAQAFADALLAGDINRAMTTLATIWGADQPISPPDLSAVIAAFGTAGSQAKDQWSAMLQLIEQVSKERGQATAQALTKALLSGDMGAVQAELDKIGASVRAIPGQKTITVSVDAPSSVNIPIYLQQQSKNEKEMERLGREANGGVLSFYAQGGIRREEHVAQIAPAGAWRVWAEPETAGEAYIPLAAGKRARSRQILQEVAHRFGGQVVYGLAAGRQFADGGILTSTAAPPRTLAATQRVIKLVPAQPPGRTVVIVQSPEQARPLIGSMPITITGGGDRPEAFADAVMRRVRHLQRGGRA; encoded by the coding sequence GTGGCCGGCGCCTACACCCTATACGTCCAACTCCAGGCCGGGCTGTCCGGGTTGACGAACGGCCTGCGCGGCGGGGCCCAGCAACTGCGGGCCTTCGACGGGCAGCTTGGCGCCACCCGGGCAGCCCTGGAGCGAGTGGAGGCGGCGGCCGAACGTCTGGGCCGCGCCCAGGTCTCGGCGGCGGCCGAAGCGGCGCGCGCCCAGACCACGGTCCGCGAAGCCGTCGAGCGCACGGCCGCCGCCGAGACGGCCGCCGCAGCCGCCGGCGAGCGGGCCGGGCGGGCTCAGGCGGTCGCCGCCTCGGCCGCCGCCCGCGCGCAGGCCGAGCAGACGGCGGCAGTGGAGGCCACGGCCCGCGCCCTGCGGGCTCAGGAGCTGGCCGCGACGATGGCCGCCCGCGCCCAGCAGACCACGGGAGCCGGTGCGCTCGCCGCCCAGCGCACCGCCGAGGCCGCAGCCGCTTCAGCAGCACGGGCAGGCGAGGCACAGGCAGCGCAGGCGGTGCGGGCCGCGGCCGCACAGGAGACGGCTGCTCGTGCGGCACGCCTGGCCGAGTCGACCAGCGCCAGCGCCACAGCGGCAGCGGTCGCTGCCACCCAGGCCCGCACCGCCCAGGCCGCTACAGAGGAGCAGGCCGCGCGCCGCACTGCAACGGCCACTGCCCAAGTCACGGCTGCCGAACGGGAAGCCGCCGCGGCGACGCAGGCCGCCAACGCCGCCCGCACCGCCAGCTACGCCAAGAGCGGCCTGCTGATCGGCGCGATTCTCGCGGCTGGCATCGCCCAATCGGTGGCACTGCAACGGGAGATGGCCAACGTCCTGACCATCTCCGAGCAGATCACGCCCCGCAACCTCGGCGTCTACACCGAGCAGATCATTGCAATGTCCAAGGAACTTCCGCAGTCTGCCCGGCAGTTGGCCGAAGGCCTCTACCAGGTCGTCTCGACCGGGTTCGACGGCGCGCAGGCGATGGAGATCTTGCACGTCGCCGCGAAGGGCGCCTCCGCCGGCCTGACCACCACCGAGGTCTCCGCCAGGGCCCTGCTCGGGGTCCTGAAGGCGTACGGGCTGCCCGCCTCGCAGGCGTCCGACGTGATGGACGTGATGTTCCAGATCGTCAACAAGGGTGTCGTCTCGTTCGCCGAACTCGCCCAGCAGCTCGGCGACGTGGTGCCTATGGCGGCGGCCGCCGGAGTGAAGTTCGACGACCTCGGCGCAGCCCTGGCGGGCATCACCCTGGCCGGCATCCCAGCCGCCGAGTCGGCCACCGCACTCAACATGCTGATGACCCGCCTGATGCGCCCCACACGGGAACTGACCGACCTGATGCACGACTTGGGGTACGAGTCGGCGGCCAGCGCCGTGCAGCAGGATGGCCTGTACGTGGTCATCCAGAAGGTGAACGCCGCGACCAAGGGCAGCGCCGAGCAGACCGTGCAGCTGTTCAAGGACATCCGCGCCGTCCGCGCCGTGCTGGCACTCGCGGCCGCCGACGGGAAGAACTACTCAGACGCCTACCAGGCGATCGCCATCGCGACCGAGCGCGCCGGAGCCACCCAGAAGGCATACGCCCTGCAGGCGAACACGGTGGCCGGGCAGTGGGACCTGGCCCGCAACCGCGCCGCAGCCCTGGGCATGGACATCTCGCGGCTGCTGCTGCCGGTCCTCCAAGAGCTGACGGCCGACACCTCGGCGGTCATCGGAGCGATCGGCGACTTGCCCGCACCGGTCAAGGACCTCGCCGGAGTCCTGATCGCGTTGGCCGCCGCCGGGATGCTGACCCGTTCCGCCCTCTCCGTGGTCTCCTCCCAGCTGACAGCGTTCCGTGCCGCCACTGCCGAGGCCGCGGCCGGCGGCTCCGTGCTGCCGGTGATCCTGCGCGGCGCCAGCCTGGCGGTGACCGGCCTGTCTTCGGTCCTGGCACTCGGTGTGCTCGGCTACGCCGCCTACTCGGCGTCCAAGCAGCACGCCAAGCAGGTCACCGACGACCTGGCGGCGGCGCTGCGCCGCGAACGCGAAGAACACGAGCAGGGCGCGGGACTTCGAGCACTGGCTGAGTCGTTGTCCGGCTCTGACGACCTGAAGAAGCTCCAGGCCGCTGGCTTGGCGTTCAACGAGATCGTCGACGGGCTGGTGAACGGCGGCGACAAGCTGAGCCAGCTCAAGGACCGCCTGGACGTGGGCAAGCTCGCCTCCTGGAACAAGGACCTGATGGCGTACGACCCGAGCTACGACAAGGCCAAGGAGATCCTCGACCAGCGCCGCAAGACCTGGTCGGACGCCGTCCGCAAGGATGCCGAGCTGGCGGACGCGATGAACATCATCAGCGCCAAGGTGAACAACGCCGTCCAGACCTCGGCGAAGGCCTGGAACCTCGACATGCTCGTCCCGCATGGCAAGAACGGCGAAGCCCAGTACACCGACCAGATGAAGGCCATGGCCAAGGCGATCGGTGACGTCGTCTCGCCGACGACCGCGTGGAAGGACGCGCAGGACAAGGCCGCTTCCTCCACCCGCGCGGGCGCGCTGTCGGTGGACCTGGCCAAGACCAGCATCGGCGAGTACATCGACAAGCTCGCCGACCAGCACAAGACCACTCAGCAGTTCCAGCAGGACCTTCAGGAGCTACGGGAGCGCGGCTACGGCCAGCTCGCCGAGCACTTCGCGCAGCTCGGCGATGCCTCCGCCGGCATGGCCTCCCAGCTGGTGGAGAACCTGCGCCAGGGCAAGGCCGGGGCCGCTGAGCAGCTGACCGGCCTGGTCCAGGTCACCAAGGCCAAGCTGGACGACTACATGGCCGAGCTGCGCACCCAGCTGCAGGCCCAGCGCGACTGGCAGCACAACCTGTCCGAACTCGCGCTGGCCGGCTACAGCGATCTGACCGCGCACTTCGCCGACCTCGGCCAGTCGGCGGCGCCGATCCTGGACGAGCTGGTCAAGCAGCTCAAGGCCGGGCACACCCAGGTCGCCGACGAGCTCCAGTCGATCGTGGCGGAGTCCACCGCCCGCTCCCAGGCCACCTACCAGGCCGGGCTGGAGCAGCTGCCCGCGATCGCCGCCAAGTACGGCGCCGACACCGCCCGCGCCTGGGCCACGGCGGCCGAGACCAACGACGTCGCAGCCTTCGGCAAGGTCCTCCAGCAGATGGCGGTCGCCGACATGGCCAACGCGGTCAAGATGGGCACCGACGCCTCCCGCCAGCAGATGGCCATCGGCTTGGACCTGGTCACCCAGGTCGCCGGCGCCAAGGGCCTCGACTCCGCGCAGGCCTTCGCCGACGCCCTGCTCGCCGGGGACATCAACCGGGCGATGACCACGCTGGCCACGATCTGGGGCGCCGACCAGCCGATCAGCCCGCCCGACCTGAGCGCCGTCATCGCCGCGTTCGGCACCGCCGGGTCCCAGGCCAAGGACCAGTGGTCCGCGATGCTCCAGCTGATCGAGCAGGTCTCCAAGGAGCGCGGCCAGGCCACCGCCCAGGCCCTCACCAAGGCGCTGCTTTCCGGCGACATGGGCGCCGTGCAGGCTGAACTCGACAAGATCGGCGCCTCCGTGCGCGCTATCCCCGGCCAGAAGACCATCACCGTGTCCGTGGACGCGCCAAGCTCAGTGAACATCCCGATCTACCTCCAGCAGCAGAGCAAGAACGAGAAGGAGATGGAGCGCCTCGGTCGGGAAGCCAACGGCGGTGTGCTGTCCTTCTACGCCCAAGGCGGCATCCGGCGCGAAGAGCACGTCGCGCAGATCGCCCCGGCCGGGGCCTGGCGGGTCTGGGCCGAGCCGGAGACCGCCGGCGAGGCGTACATCCCGCTCGCAGCTGGCAAGCGGGCTCGCTCCAGGCAGATCCTCCAGGAAGTCGCCCATCGGTTCGGCGGCCAGGTTGTATACGGCCTCGCGGCAGGGCGCCAGTTCGCCGACGGCGGCATCCTCACCTCGACGGCCGCACCGCCGCGCACGTTGGCCGCCACCCAACGGGTCATCAAGCTCGTCCCGGCCCAGCCGCCGGGCCGAACCGTTGTGATCGTCCAATCACCCGAACAGGCACGGCCGTTGATCGGCTCGATGCCGATCACCATCACCGGTGGCGGCGACCGGCCCGAAGCGTTCGCCGACGCCGTGATGCGCCGAGTACGCCACCTCCAGCGCGGAGGCCGCGCATGA
- a CDS encoding DUF6093 family protein: MTVPVDLGAVRQHLETTVMVDRVRISRPTGIAVLDPETGLVGPVPVVLVWEGPGAVLSAHGLTTVEQLVGGKWLDGSASWYGLVTPLSASLPQRGDLVSVVSAASATAGTVGRTWQVLDPAEASTVEVARVTRLDEITGP, translated from the coding sequence GTGACGGTACCTGTGGACCTGGGTGCGGTGCGCCAGCACCTGGAGACAACGGTGATGGTGGACCGGGTGCGGATCAGCCGCCCGACCGGCATCGCCGTGCTGGATCCGGAGACCGGTCTTGTTGGGCCGGTGCCCGTGGTGCTCGTATGGGAGGGGCCCGGAGCGGTGCTCTCGGCGCATGGCCTGACGACGGTCGAGCAGTTGGTGGGCGGCAAGTGGCTGGATGGCTCCGCGAGTTGGTATGGCTTGGTGACGCCGCTGTCTGCGTCGCTGCCGCAGCGCGGCGATCTGGTGTCCGTCGTATCGGCGGCGTCGGCGACGGCCGGAACGGTAGGTCGCACCTGGCAGGTGCTGGATCCTGCGGAGGCCAGCACCGTGGAAGTGGCTCGTGTGACTCGTCTTGACGAGATCACCGGTCCATGA
- a CDS encoding HK97 gp10 family phage protein: MASPVNPHPNAHPSAGAYSNGAQLAVQLEARAAALLPAAVAVVRHHAMLLETAIKAQASGRPGPNAVTGDYRRSWTHEVRTVSGGVEAVVGTNKPQARRLEFGFVGPDILDRVFHQPPYPHVAPAVAQIEPLFTAAMARLAEGSGQ, encoded by the coding sequence ATGGCCTCGCCTGTGAACCCGCACCCGAACGCGCACCCGTCAGCCGGGGCGTACAGCAACGGCGCGCAGCTGGCGGTCCAGTTGGAGGCGCGGGCTGCCGCGCTGCTCCCTGCGGCCGTTGCGGTGGTGCGGCATCATGCGATGCTGCTGGAGACTGCGATCAAGGCGCAGGCGTCCGGCCGGCCGGGCCCGAACGCGGTGACGGGCGACTACCGGCGGTCCTGGACGCACGAGGTGCGCACCGTGTCAGGTGGGGTGGAGGCGGTAGTCGGGACGAACAAGCCTCAGGCCCGTCGTCTGGAGTTCGGGTTCGTCGGCCCGGACATTCTGGACAGGGTCTTCCACCAGCCGCCCTACCCGCACGTTGCTCCGGCCGTGGCCCAGATCGAGCCGCTGTTCACCGCTGCCATGGCCCGGCTTGCCGAAGGGAGCGGTCAGTGA
- a CDS encoding phage tail tube protein has product MATTQQRFMRRGVTRIFFVKTIAAASNIPTRAELSGPGGTDLSKLVSDVEGWALENSPIDTPDLGSTFASSIPGEDKAATSSLTFYEDLASEVVETLLSKGVTGYVVILRKGDVPNSKSMDAFPVRVASRAASYSTGTEPAKFKVVFAVTDVPTLDAAVPAAAAG; this is encoded by the coding sequence GTGGCCACCACGCAGCAGCGGTTCATGCGCCGCGGCGTCACCAGGATCTTCTTCGTCAAGACCATCGCGGCGGCGAGCAACATCCCGACCCGGGCCGAGCTGAGCGGGCCCGGCGGGACGGACCTGTCGAAGCTGGTGTCCGACGTCGAGGGCTGGGCGCTGGAGAACAGCCCGATCGACACCCCCGACCTGGGCTCTACGTTCGCCAGCAGCATTCCGGGCGAGGACAAGGCTGCCACCTCCAGCCTCACCTTCTACGAGGACCTGGCGAGCGAGGTCGTGGAGACCCTGCTCAGCAAGGGCGTCACCGGGTACGTGGTGATCCTCCGCAAGGGCGACGTCCCGAACTCCAAGTCGATGGATGCCTTCCCGGTGCGGGTCGCCTCGCGCGCCGCGTCGTACTCGACCGGCACGGAGCCGGCGAAGTTCAAGGTCGTCTTCGCGGTGACCGACGTGCCGACCCTGGATGCCGCGGTCCCGGCCGCTGCGGCTGGCTGA
- the folE gene encoding GTP cyclohydrolase I, translated as MASIPTPTRRPVDTGRVEHLTRELLVALGEDPDREGLADTPRRVAAWWTDFLDRDHGTLGTTFTHSTTHDDFVLLRGIEVWSLCEHHLLPFRLTVSIAYVPQAQVLGLSKLVRQLRVHAHALQLQERITADVAGDLAKAAGTDDVAVYAEGEHLCMSMRGVETGSVRTVTSCRLGRTASDPELAARIERLALASAR; from the coding sequence ATGGCATCCATACCAACTCCCACCCGCCGCCCTGTCGATACCGGGCGCGTCGAACACCTCACCCGCGAACTGCTCGTCGCTCTCGGCGAGGACCCCGACCGCGAGGGCCTGGCCGACACGCCACGCCGGGTCGCCGCGTGGTGGACGGACTTCCTCGACCGCGACCACGGCACACTCGGCACCACCTTCACCCACAGCACCACCCACGACGACTTCGTCCTGCTGCGCGGCATTGAGGTCTGGAGCCTGTGCGAGCACCACCTGCTCCCGTTCCGTCTCACCGTCTCCATCGCCTACGTTCCCCAAGCACAGGTCCTCGGCTTGTCCAAGCTCGTCCGTCAACTCCGAGTCCACGCCCACGCGTTGCAGCTCCAGGAGCGCATCACCGCTGACGTCGCCGGCGACCTTGCCAAGGCCGCCGGCACGGACGACGTCGCGGTCTACGCCGAGGGCGAGCATCTGTGCATGAGCATGCGTGGCGTCGAGACGGGATCGGTGCGGACCGTCACGTCCTGCCGTCTCGGCCGTACCGCCAGCGACCCCGAACTGGCCGCCCGGATTGAGCGGTTGGCTCTTGCATCTGCTCGATAG